In Thermanaerovibrio velox DSM 12556, the genomic stretch CCCTGCTCCATCTCCTCCATGCCCAGGGGGAACAGTACCTCAACCTTGCCCTCCCTCGGCGGAAGCGGAGGAACACCCTTGGCCACCAGGACAGCCTTCACCACCTCCCCGGCGTTGCACCGGTCCACCGCGGCGGATATTACCTCCGTCAACAAACCCTTCAAACCCTGGGAGGAGAGCTCATCCACCACCACGAGCCAGTCCAAGGGCTTGCCGCCCCCAAGGGGGGGGAACAGGTCAACCCGGGCCTCCATGCCGTCCCCGGAGACCTCCAGACGGTAAGACCCGTCAATCCTTGAGTCCTTGGCGTCAAGGCCAAGCTCCTTGAAGGTCTCCTCTATGCCGGCTATGAAACGCTCCAGGTTCTCCGCCAAGAGCTCCTCCCTTCCCCGGTCCCTCTCCTCAGAAGCCATATCACATCCCCCCAGCACGAAACCAAATAAGGGATAACACATTAAAGCACAGGTTCATCTGAGCAAAGATTATACCGCAAGGGGCCATTAAAAACGGGTGGGCTGCCCACATCAACGTCTGGGGGGGGAGTCAAAAGGGTCTGGAGGGCGCGGGCTTCCTCGAACCCCTTAGTTCACAACGCGGGAGGAAGGGGAGGAAACACCACGGGCTAATGGCCTCCCGGGGGAAACGACACGGGGAAAATAGAAAAAAGAGAAGCGGGAGGATACCCTCCCGCTTAAGTTAAGCCAACCGCTTAAACCCTTCCGCCCGGTCCTAGGCTCAAGCCCGCCTCGCCGTACCGGAACTTGGACACCAAACCCTTCAGCTTGTCCGCCGTGTGGCTCAAGGTCTGGGCCTCCTGGGCCACCGCCTCGCTGGCCCTCGCGGTCTCCTCCGTGGAGTGCCGGATGACCTCCACGGTGTTCACCACGTTTATGGTCCCCTGGGTGGCGTTGTCTATACCCTGGGCTATCTCCTGCGCCGCCGCCGCCTGCTCCTCCGACGTGGCCGCTATGTTCTGCATGGCGTCGTTTATCACCTTTATCTGATCTAGAACCTCCGACAGACGGTCCAAGGACTCGTGGGCCCGGCGCACCGTGTCCTCCATGGACCTCTTCGACTGCTCCGTGGCCCTCAGGGACTCCTCGGTGTTCGCCTGCAGCGGCGCTATGAGGTCCTCTACCTCCTTCGCCGCCATGGCGGACTCCTCCGCCAGCTTGCGAACCTCCTCCGCCACCACCGCAAAACCACGGCCCGCCTCGCCCGCACGAGCCGCCTCTATCGCCGCGTTCAGCGCCAAAAGGTTCGTCTGGTCCGCTATGGACCTTATGGTGTTCACAAAACCAGATATGGAGCTCACGGACTCCGCCACCTTCTGGATCCGGTCGAAGGTCCTCTGGGACTCCTCCCCAACACCCGCTATGGCCTTCACCACTTCCTCCACCTGGCGCACCGTCTGCTCCGAAAGAACCGACATCCTAGACGCCGCCTCCGCTCCGTCCGTGGCGGAGTTCGCCGCCTGCTGGGCGCCGCTCGATACTTCCTCTATCCCCGCGTTGGTCTCCTGCAGCGCCGCGGAGTTGGACTCCATCAAGGACGCCACCTGGTCTATGGAGGCCTTTATCTCCTCCACCGACGCCACCTGCTCCTCCGACAGGGCCGCCAGGTTCTCCGCCGCCGACGCCGCCCGGTCCGACTCCTGGGCTATGTCCCCTATGGCGTGCCTCAAGGCCTCCTGAAGCGTTACGGCGCTCAACGCCATCTGTCCCACCTCGGTGTTGGACCTGCCTGCCTCCTTGAGCCAATCCTCCTCCGGATCCCTGGTGAGGTCCAAGGACCCAAGCTTGGCAAGCGCCCGGGTTATCCGGCGCACGGGCTCCACGATGCTCTTGGAAAGCCCCCAAAGCATCCCCGCCACCAGGACCAGCGTGAAGATCCCCATCACCAGCTGCCGCATAGCAAGGCTCCTGACCATGGCGTTGAGCTCCGAGGATGGGAAGACCACCCCCAGGATGAAACCGGACTTGGTGGGGGCGTAGAAGGTCCTGCGGCCCTCCCCCTGGAACTTGTAGTCCACGAAGCCCAGGCCACCGGAGATCATCTTCCGACCCGCCTCCGCAAGCTCCGGGGTTATCATGGAGCTGGCCTTTGTTATGTTCTCCTTCATGATCATCTCCGGCTTCGGGTGGCACACGATGTTTCCCTCCCTGTCGAGGAGGAACCCATAGCCCTTGCCGAAAACCCTGTACGAGGTGATCATGTTGGAGAGAACCCCCAGGTCCACGTCTATGCCCGCCACACCGAGGAGCTTCCCCGATGAGGCCTTGACCGGTACGGCTACGGTTATCACAAGCCCACCGGTGTTGGCGTCCACGTAAGGGGCGGTGAGCACCACCTTGTCCTCCTGAACCGCCTGGATGTACCAGGGTCGCTTGCGGGCGTCGTAGTCGGGCTTCTCAACCCAGTCGCCCCCGGTGCCAACCTTACCGGAGGACTCGAGCCCCACGTACATCTCAAGCACGTTGAGCTCCTTCGCGGAAGCCTTGAAGTAGCGGGACATCACCGACTCCAGGTCGTCGTCGGTCACCGCCTTGCCGGTCTCCAAAAGCTCCGCGGTGCCGCTCGCTATCCCAAGCGTCAGGGTCTTAAGCTCGCTGAAGTACTGATCCACCTGGTTGGCGCTGTTGCCTATCATCTCAAGCCCCAGGGTGTTCACCTGGTTGTTGAGTATTGAGCTGCTCTGATAGGCCACCAACAGGACCATGGCGCCCAACAGGACTGTTACCCCAACCCCCAAAACCAGGAGCTTCTTGGCTATTGACAGGTTTCGCATCCCGTACACCCCCTGACGATTATCTACAAAGCCCAAGGTTAAGAGTACATCCTTGGCGGTTATGTTGGTAGGGGGAACATATTTAATAACACTTATTACTAAAAGGACAAATCCCCTGGGTTAGGCCCGCCGGGGAGGAAGGACCTCCCCGGCGGGATCCCGTCTAGTCGCTGTAGTCCCCGCCGCCCTTGGAGGAGGAGTTGGGGGCCTTCTCGGGGCCGAAGTCGGCCCTAACTCCCAATATCTTGCGTTCCGGGGAGGCGTTGTGGTCCCTGCGGCGCAGGGCCACCTCTAGCACCTTCTCGGCGGTGCCCTCGGCTCCGAAGGCCTTTATGAAACGCTCCGCCCACCAGGCTATCTCGTCCACTATGCGATCCTTGATGTGGTCCGGCTCGTTCATTATGGCGTCGTGGAAGGGCAGGTTGAGCTTCTTGTAGTCCCCGCTCTTGCGGCTCATGCCCTTGGAGTCGCACCAATCCACCATGCGGTTCCACAGCTCCGCGCTAACCCCCCTGGAGGGGTCCTTCACGTAGGAGCCGTCCTTTATCACCGCGTTGCCCGTGTCCTGGTCCATCTCAAGGCCGAAGACCACGTTCTGGAACAGGGTGGCCACGTTGCCCTTTCTTATGCCATACTGCCTGAAGGCCTTGACCTTCTCCAGGGGAGTGCCGGATATGCCGTGCTGGGCTATGGCCACCCCATAGGGGGCTATGGCGTCCGCTATCTCCTTGGTCCTGTTGAGGTCTATGCCCTCCACCACCCCTGCGGAGGCGTCGTAGGTGCCGTGAAGGCTCCCGTTGGATATGGCGAGGTAATCGGGGAACACCCCCCAGGCGTTGAGGCCCCCCACGAAGTACAGGGCCTCCTCCACGGTGGAGAGCTCCCCGGCCCCCTTTATCTCCCCCACCTCCACCTCAAGGCCCAGCCCGGAGGGGATCCAGTCCGCCAGGTCCCGAGTGGCCGTGAGGTTATCGTAGTCCGGAAGGTGAGACGCGTCCAACGCCACGGAGGTGAAACCCCGGGATATTATGTGCTGCAGGTGGAACACCCCCTTGAGCACGTCCTCCTCCCCCTTGATGCCGTAGTGGTCCACGTGGAGGGCAAAGACCACCCCGTGACCAAGCTCCCTAGAGAACTCCAGGGCATACTCGGGGATGTTCTCGTAGTTGGCCCCACAATAGGTGGATTCAGACTTGGCGAGCTCAAGGTACACCGCCGCATCACACCTCTTGGCCCCCTTGAGAACCCCCTTGATGACCAGGGCGTTCCTGGCGTTGGCCGCAAGGGCTATGGCCCCCGCCTCCTTCATGGCCTCCGCCACGTCCCGGCCGCTCACCAAAGCCACGTCCTCCCCGCCAAAACGGGCCTGAACGTTCAACGGACGACGCTTCAACAGCTCCCTGTAAGAAACCTTGTTAACATCCACCATGGGGACACACTCTCCTTCCTGTCTCAACGGACCCCAAGGGCCCGAGATATCCGGCCTTTTGCCCCGTTATTTTAATCCAAAGGCAACCCAAGCGCCAGCCTCACGCTCTCCGTGGGGTTCCCCTGGTCATCCCAGCCCATCAGGTTGTAGAACATGATGAGGGCCTTTCGGTACTCCTCCGGGTCTATGGGCTTGCCCTCAAAGGGACCGTGGGGCAGGGGCTGATGAAGCCTGGGGGGGAGCATGTCGTCCTCCATTGAAAGCCCAAGCCGCCGGTTTATTATCCTGGCGGCGCAGTGCCCCCGATGACCCATCTTGGATATCTCGAGAAGGGACGTCCTCCAACCGGTCATGGACTCCACCAGGTCCGGTATCCGCTCCAGGGGGAAGTAGCTCCTGGGGGCGAAGACGAAGTAACATCCCCCCAAGTGGTTTATGGCCCCCCATATCTTCCAAAGCTCCGCCATGGCGGCCACCTTGGAGGGGGCGAAACCGGTCAGGTCCATGCTGTCCAGTATCCCCAAGGGCTTCACCGCCTCACATCCGAAGGACTCGGGGTTGGTGAAGAGGGTATCGTAAGGCACCTGCAGATGGTCCGCCCCGGCGGCGGCAACGCCGTAACCCAGG encodes the following:
- a CDS encoding methyl-accepting chemotaxis protein codes for the protein MRNLSIAKKLLVLGVGVTVLLGAMVLLVAYQSSSILNNQVNTLGLEMIGNSANQVDQYFSELKTLTLGIASGTAELLETGKAVTDDDLESVMSRYFKASAKELNVLEMYVGLESSGKVGTGGDWVEKPDYDARKRPWYIQAVQEDKVVLTAPYVDANTGGLVITVAVPVKASSGKLLGVAGIDVDLGVLSNMITSYRVFGKGYGFLLDREGNIVCHPKPEMIMKENITKASSMITPELAEAGRKMISGGLGFVDYKFQGEGRRTFYAPTKSGFILGVVFPSSELNAMVRSLAMRQLVMGIFTLVLVAGMLWGLSKSIVEPVRRITRALAKLGSLDLTRDPEEDWLKEAGRSNTEVGQMALSAVTLQEALRHAIGDIAQESDRAASAAENLAALSEEQVASVEEIKASIDQVASLMESNSAALQETNAGIEEVSSGAQQAANSATDGAEAASRMSVLSEQTVRQVEEVVKAIAGVGEESQRTFDRIQKVAESVSSISGFVNTIRSIADQTNLLALNAAIEAARAGEAGRGFAVVAEEVRKLAEESAMAAKEVEDLIAPLQANTEESLRATEQSKRSMEDTVRRAHESLDRLSEVLDQIKVINDAMQNIAATSEEQAAAAQEIAQGIDNATQGTINVVNTVEVIRHSTEETARASEAVAQEAQTLSHTADKLKGLVSKFRYGEAGLSLGPGGRV
- a CDS encoding class II fructose-bisphosphate aldolase, coding for MVDVNKVSYRELLKRRPLNVQARFGGEDVALVSGRDVAEAMKEAGAIALAANARNALVIKGVLKGAKRCDAAVYLELAKSESTYCGANYENIPEYALEFSRELGHGVVFALHVDHYGIKGEEDVLKGVFHLQHIISRGFTSVALDASHLPDYDNLTATRDLADWIPSGLGLEVEVGEIKGAGELSTVEEALYFVGGLNAWGVFPDYLAISNGSLHGTYDASAGVVEGIDLNRTKEIADAIAPYGVAIAQHGISGTPLEKVKAFRQYGIRKGNVATLFQNVVFGLEMDQDTGNAVIKDGSYVKDPSRGVSAELWNRMVDWCDSKGMSRKSGDYKKLNLPFHDAIMNEPDHIKDRIVDEIAWWAERFIKAFGAEGTAEKVLEVALRRRDHNASPERKILGVRADFGPEKAPNSSSKGGGDYSD